The Bubalus bubalis isolate 160015118507 breed Murrah chromosome 1, NDDB_SH_1, whole genome shotgun sequence genome includes a region encoding these proteins:
- the LOC112586179 gene encoding phosphatidylinositol N-acetylglucosaminyltransferase subunit Y-like, translated as MFLSLPTLTVLIALVSLAGLFYSASVEEDFPQGCTRTTSLCFYSLLLPITIPVYVFFHLWTWMGIKLFRHN; from the coding sequence ATGTTTCTGTCTCTTCCTACGCTGACTGTCCTGATTGCACTGGTATCTTTAGCAGGACTGTTTTACTCAGCCTCTGTGGAAGAAGACTTCCCTCAAGGCTGCACTCGCACCACCAGTCTGTGCTTTTACAGTCTGCTCTTGCCGATTACCATACCTGTTTATGTGTTCTTCCACCTTTGGACTTGGATGGGTATTAAACTCTTCAGGCATAATTAA